The following coding sequences are from one Lolium rigidum isolate FL_2022 chromosome 6, APGP_CSIRO_Lrig_0.1, whole genome shotgun sequence window:
- the LOC124661810 gene encoding RING finger and transmembrane domain-containing protein 2-like, which translates to MMDAPTRPTPPEPSPRSQPQPPAAVASRRYGVHFSASSFIQAPLSALLEYSGILRADPGPHHPAPGEVSIRIVGAGDASPSSLPEGVVEEDGRGARPSAAPAAPPAAAGAESSSSSSYQRYDIQQVARWVEQILPFSLLLLVVFIRQHLQGFFVTIWIAAVMFKSNDILRKQTALKGERKMLVLVGITILFAVHVFGVYWCYKNGDLIRPLVMLPPKEIPAFWHAIFVILVNDTMTRQTAMVVKCILLMYYKNTRGRSYRRQGQMLTVVEYLLLLYRALLPTPVWYRFFLNKEYGSLFSSLTTGLYLTFKLTSVVEKVQSFLTALRALSHKEFHYGSYATTEQVSAAGDMCAICQEKMHAPILLRCKHVFCEDCVSEWFERERTCPLCRALVKPADLRSFGDGSTSLFFQLF; encoded by the exons aTGATGGACGCCCCGACGCGACCGACGCCTCCGGAGCCGTCCCCTCGGTCCCAGCCCCAACCCCCCGCGGCCGTGGCCTCCAGGCGCTACGGCGTGCACTTCTCCGCCTCCAGCTTCATCCAGGCGCCGCTCTCCGCGCTGCTCGAGTACTCGGGCATCCTCCGCGCCGACCCCGGGCCCCACCACCCCGCCCCCGGCGAGGTCTCGATCCGGATCGTCGGGGCCGGCGACGCCTCGCCGtcctccctcccggagggggtcgTCGAGGAGGACGGGAGGGGCGCGCGCccctccgccgcgcccgccgccccaCCCGCGGCGGCAGGCGcggagtcgtcgtcctcctcctcctaccaGCGCTACGACATACAGCAGGTCGCGCGGTGGGTGGAGCAGATACTGCCCTTCTCCCTCCTgctcctcgtcgtcttcatcaggCAGCACCTGCAAG GCTTCTTCGTCACCATCTGGATCGCTGCGGTCATGTTCAAGTCCAATGATATCCTGCGCAAGCAGACTGCTCTCAAG GGGGAGAGAAAAATGTTAGTTCTTGTTGGGATTACGATACTATTTGCCGTTCACGTATTTGGGGTTTACTGGTGTTACAAGAATGGTGACCTTATAAGACCTCTGGTGATGCTCCCTCCTAAAGAGATACCAGCATTTTGGCATGCTATATTCGTCATCTTGGTGAATG ATACGATGACGCGCCAAACTGCTATGGTCGTCAAGTGCATACTACTCATGTACTACAAAAACACAAGAGGCCGTAGCTATCGTAGACAG GGTCAAATGTTAACAGTTGTTGAATATCTCCTACTTCTGTACCGGGCATTATTGCCTACTCCTGTGTGGTACCGTTTTTTCTTGAACAAGGAGTATGGGAGCCTATTTTCTTCTTTAACCACTGGGCTCTATCTTACTTTCAAGTTGACATCTGTTGTGGAAAAG GTTCAATCATTTTTGACAGCATTGAGGGCATTATCTCATAAAGAATTCCATTATGGTTCATATGCGACGACTGAGCAG GTTTCTGCTGCTGGAGACATGTGTGCTATATGCCAAGAGAAGATGCATGCCCCCATTCTTTTGCGCTGTAAACATGTCTTCTGCGAAGATTGTGTCTCTGAATG GTTCGAGAGGGAGCGGACGTGCCCGCTGTGCAGGGCATTGGTGAAACCAGCAGACCTCCGGTCATTCGGTGACGGTTCGACAAGTCTCTTTTTCCAGCTTTTCTAG